Proteins encoded by one window of Chaetodon trifascialis isolate fChaTrf1 chromosome 15, fChaTrf1.hap1, whole genome shotgun sequence:
- the tnrc6c1 gene encoding trinucleotide repeat-containing gene 6C protein isoform X1 — MEDKKKKRQEEKKKKDAAQKKATEQITKVPDSAKLDPTPPLPPVNPSAVPSVPPSSGNGKRAPSGGQPQTAQQPQTLLQQRYPPREVPPRFRQQEHKQLLKRGQPLPAGTLPLTISGHPTATEPAAAVAIHSSPSSSTTSLPTELPPQSGQGAQYDNPLWGHLPANRSATSAASSTNFSGWDQLIIDQKDTEAWPSITLSQSQAPPGGCPLDTDPGHLTSSGSSSSSSSSSSSSSTSSSCSAVSMATGANSQTGHFPANHLSSKANSGPSPANHTGTSMLSSQVASSRSWGSGPGPSHCPPQSSVGSEGKSDSPVAGGGSRGWGSSSSSSATNFNLNLNPNANPSAWPMLGHDGGGTGAGSSGGANTISPPQPTPNLCNPPGPSPAQTSTCTGANTNSNSSGIGSAWGSIMASDTSEPHPSPSTNVSFSSEPQNLKTDGPNHTNKQEPPSPIRNLPGWGSAPVGLGSMGQPPPGGPQVNGEDGTSVWGNSSDSKAPSSKEAPGWDSAWGHGGGGAGNSGGWGDQSGGGWGKQHTEEAQGSWDAPSSPPQDPQASPWSRAVSTAGASEGSSDSMEGHPRHRDHSSRDNPAPLLPAQDLDPRVLCNTGWGQTPVRQHTSWDMDDTKRKNDVGTESWGSGQTTPSDTQGPSNTSMGPSQRTEPGSKNDVPGSQGASGWGGSIAATNQPSSGWGEPPNNIKPPSGPGGWGTPSTGGSTTNIPKNGNQSWGEEKTAGWDDSHVKATSQSWGEQPKASHSWGNSGGSNNAGDWREPEESKKSPTNPGWEGEAAGWKEKPRGWGMPSSGPGISGAGGNTGWGEPVCQRPSGPPQGWGAKPQDGPSGSSGGGSMGSWGGSGSVKQSGGWGGSKQESSAEPTGWEEPSPPSIRRKMEIDDGTSAWGDPGTYNKTVNLWDRNNPGMSQAKVTTGGNNPPGPNNNHPLSHNHPYHGPSAPLQNHTQSSQNPGPSSGPMDPIVQHQSGPAHNRGPLIAQGWGEIPSSHTKSESSWGEPAPSPVSVDNGTSAWGKPTGSCGGWGDGNPDSYGRGNSAMTSASCKPAPKPMQDGWGGGGEELNLSGGQWDAEEGDMWNSAASQESNSSCNSWGNASKKVPPKGKVPGKQEDAWIMNRLIKQLTDMGFPRDPAEEALKSNNMNLDQAMSALLEKKTELDKRGMGITGHDYNNGLINKPMSCPRPPLLSKDPSAEPRLPFMDKQMQSGMFGGGGAAQARAMQQPQPPPQPPVPPLSSSQPSLRAQVPQFLSPQVQAQLLQFAAKNIGLNPALLTSPINPQHMTLLNQLYQLQLAYQRLQIQQQMLQAQRNVSGPIRQQEQQVARTINNMQQQIQQHQRQLAQALLMKQQQQQPPPSHSGLHPGGAKSSLDSFPGHPQAPGLPDLQTKEPQSSPNTYSPYSLSGLNPNMNVNCMEVGSLSMKEPPQPQSRLSQWTHPHSIESLSGNSSPLEPNLGKHGANLGPPGKPHQLEDSYSPYNLMSSSESPTSPLVPPDSWGQGKSSSDKMANGTNINWPPEFCPGVPWKGLQNIDPETDPNVTPGSVPSGPTINTNIQDVNRYLLRDRSGGERWVKEFSSSSPTSSQNEALPPSSDWPVSAYTSSFSLSSPETDDAGKLSEMKSTWSPGPISHSQASLSHELWKVPQGPRSSNTAPSRPPPGLTNTKPSSTWGANSLGLAQGWSSSYTTAGTTWSTDSSTRTSSWLVLRNLTPQIDGSTLRTLCMQHGPLITFHLNLTQGNAVVRYSSKDEAAKAQKSLHMCVLGNTTILAEFAGEEEVNRFFAQGQLLGGTTSWQATPGTNQTRMGGAGSGASHPIGHSPHWNNNNGSSSSSSSSGLGTGGSKTGGELLWGGVQQYSSLWGPPSGEEGRVMGSPTPINTLLPGDLLSGESM, encoded by the exons GCCACAGAACAGATAACCAAAG TGCCAGACTCTGCCAAGCTCGaccccacccctcctcttccccccgTGAACCCCAGTGCCGTCCCGTCTGTACCCCCAAGCAGTGGCAATGGCAAGCGCGCCCCCTCCGGAGGTCAgccacagacagcacagcagcccCAAACTCTGCTCCAGCAGCGCTACCCGCCCAGAGAGGTGCCCCCGCGCTTTCGCCAGCAGGAACACAAGCAGCTGTTGAAGAGGGGCCAGCCTCTGCCCGCCGGGACCCTGCCTCTCACCATCTCGGGACATCCCACCGCTACTGAACCTGCAGCAGCCGTAGCCATacactcctctccctcttcctccacaacCAGCCTGCCTACAG AACTGCCCCCACAGAGTGGCCAGGGAGCCCAGTATGATAATCCCCTCTGGGGACACCTGCCAGCCAACAGGAGTGCCACAAGTGCTGCATCTTCCACCAATTTCAGTGGCTGGGATCAACTGATCATTGACCAGAAGGACACAGAGGCTTGGCCCTCTATTACCCTCAGCCAGAGCCAGGCCCCTCCAGGAGGATGCCCTTTGGACACTGACCCTGGTCACCTGaccagcagcggcagcagcagcagcagcagcagcagcagcagcagcagtagtactagtagtagttgtagtgcAGTGAGTATGGCCACAGGGGCCAACAGCCAGACAGGCCACTTCCCTGCCAACCACCTTAGCAGCAAGGCCAACAGTGGGCCCAGCCCTGCCAATCATACTGGAACCAGCATGCTCTCTAGCCAGGTTGCATCCAGTCGCAGCTGGGGCTCTGGGCCTGGACCTTCCCACTGCCCCCCTCAGTCCTCAGTGGGGAGTGAAGGGAAGAGTGACAGCCCAGTggcaggaggaggcagcaggggCTGGGgctcttcttcatcatcctccgCCACCAACTTTAACTTGAACCTAAACCCTAATGCCAACCCTTCTGCCTGGCCCATGTTGGGGCATGATGGAGGTGGCACAGGGGCAGGCAGCTCAGGGGGAGCCAACACCATTTCACCTCCACAACCTACACCCAACCTCTGTAATCCACCTGGCCCCTCTCCAGCCCAGACCAGCACCTGTACCGGAGCCAACACTAACAGCAACTCCTCGGGGATTGGCAGCGCCTGGGGTAGCATAATGGCCTCTGATACTTCAGAGCCACACCCCTCCCCGTCCACGAATGTGTCTTTCAGTTCAGAACCTCAGAACCTTAAAACTGATGGACCAAATCACACTAATAAGCAGGAACCCCCCAGCCCCATCCGCAACTTGCCTGGCTGGGGTAGTGCACCTGTAGGCTTGGGTTCCATGGGGCAGCCTCCACCAGGGGGCCCACAGGTCAATGGAGAAGATGGCACCTCAGTATGGGGTAACAGTAGCGACTCAAAGGCACCTTCATCTAAGGAGGCACCTGGTTGGGACTCTGCCTGGGGccatggaggaggtggagcaggaaaCTCTGGAGGCTGGGGTGACCAGTCTGGTGGAGGATGGGGGAAGCAGCACACTGAAGAGGCCCAGGGAAGCTGGGATGCCCCCAGCTCTCCCCCCCAGGATCCACAAGCTAGTCCTTGGAGCAGAGCTGTGAGCACAGCTGGTGCCAGTGAGGGGAGCAGTGACAGCATGGAAGGACATCCCCGGCACAGAGACCACTCATCCAGAGATAAtccagctcctctgctgcctgcccAGGATCTAGACCCCAGGGTGTTGTGTAACACTGGCTGGGGACAGACCCCTGTTCGCCAGCACACCTCCTGGGACATGGACGATACTAAACGCAAGAATGATGTAGGCACTGAATCATGGGGATCTGGCCAAACCACTCCAAGCGATACCCAGGGGCCCTCCAACACTAGCATGGGCCCCTCTCAAAGGACTGAACCTGGGAGCAAAAATGATGTGCCTGGTTCTCAGGGAGCTTCAGGTTGGGGTGGAAGTATAGCTGCTACCAACCAGCCTAGCTCTGGCTGGGGAGAGCCACCCAACAACATTAAGCCCCCAAGTGGCCCTGGTGGCTGGGGGACCCCTTCAACAGGAGGCTCCACCACTAATATACCCAAGAATGGGAATCAGTCCtggggagaggagaagacagcTGGGTGGGATGACTCTCACGTCAAGGCAACATCCCAGAGCTGGGGAGAACAACCCAAAGCATCCCACAGCTGGGGCAATAGTGGAGGGAGCAATAATGCAGGGGACTGGAGGGAACCAGAGGAGAGCAAAAAGAGTCCCACCAACCCTGGGTGGGAGGGAGAAGCAGCAGGCTGGAAGGAAAAACCACGAGGCTGGGGAATGCCTTCTTCAGGACCTGGGATAtctggagctggaggaaataCGGGCTGGGGAGAGCCCGTTTGTCAGCGTCCTAGTGGCCCTCCCCAAGGTTGGGGGGCAAAGCCTCAGGATGGGCCCAGTGGTAGTAGTGGAGGAGGAAGCATGGGCTCTTGGGGTGGCTCAGGCTCAGTGAAGCAAAGTGGAGGCTGGGGTGGCAGTAAGCAGGAGTCCTCAGCTGAGCCTACAGGCTGGGAAGAGCCCTCCCCACCTTCAATCCGACGTAAGATGGAGATCGATGATGGGACCTCAGCTTGGGGTGACCCTGGTACCTACAACAAGACAGTCAACCTGTGGGACAGAAACAATCCTGGAATGTCCCAGGCTAAAGTTACCACTGGAGGCAATAACCCCCCAGgccccaacaacaaccaccCCCTCTCTCACAATCACCCTTATCATGGCCCGTCTGCACCTTTACAGAACCACACCCAAAGCTCCCAAAACCCAGGACCTAGCAGTGGACCCATGGATCCTATTGTCCAACACCAGTCTGGGCCAGCTCACAACAGGGGCCCCCTGATAGCTCAAG GTTGGGGAGAAATACCCAGCTCCCACACAAAATCAGAGAGCTCTTGGGGGGAACCTGCGCCCTCTCCGGTCAGCGTGGACAATGGGACATCTGCCTGGGGCAAGCCTACTGGGAGTTGTGGAGGCTGGGGAGATGGCAACCCAGATAGCTATGGCAGGGGAAACTCGGCGATGACATCTGCATCTTGCAAACCTG CCCCTAAACCTATGCAAGACGgatggggaggtggaggtgaagagcTCAACTTGTCGGGGGGTCAGTGGGATGCTGAGGAGGGAGACATGTGGAACAGCGCTGCCTCCCAGGAGAGCAACTCCTCTTGTAACTCTTGGGGCAATGCATCTAAAAAGGTCCCACCGAAG GGAAAGGTCCCAGGGAAGCAAGAAGATGCCTGGATCATGAATCGTCtcatcaaacagctgacagacatgGGCTTCCCT AGGGATCCAGCAGAGGAGGCTCTGAAGAGCAACAACATGAACCTGGATCAGGCCATGAGTGCCCTGCtggagaagaagacagagctgGACAAGCGGGGGATGGGGATAACTGGCCACGACTACAACAACGGGCTCATCAACAAGCCCATGAGCTGCCCTCGGCCTCCGCTTCTTTCCAAAGACCCCTCAGCAGAACCTCGCTTGCCCTTCATGGATAAg CAGATGCAGAGTGGAATGTTTGGCGGTGGTGGAGCAGCACAAGCCCGGGCCATGCAGCAGCCGCAGCCGCCTCCTCAGCCACCAGTGCCGCCTCTCAGTTCCTCTCAGCCTAGTCTACGTGCTCAAGTGCCTCAGTTTCTCTCCCCTcag GTTCAAGCACAGCTCTTACAGTTTGCAGCAAAAAACATTGGTCTGAATCCTGCACTTTTAACCTCACCAATAAACCCTCAACATATGACCCTTCTGAATCaactttaccagctgcaactg GCATACCAGCGTTTACAAATTCAGCAGCAGATGTTGCAGGCGCAGCGCAATGTTTCTGGCCCCATTCGACAACAAGAGCAGCAA GTTGCACGTACAATCAATaacatgcagcagcagatccaACAGCACCAGCGTCAGCTGGCCCAGGCTCTgctgatgaagcagcagcaacagcagccgcCCCCTTCCCACTCGGGCCTGCATCCTGGTGGGGCCAAATCCAGCCTGGATTCATTTCCAGGTCACCCCCAGGCTCCAGGCCTCCCTGACCTGCAGACCAAAGAGCCGCAGTCATCTCCCAACACCTACAGCCCCTACTCTCTCT ctgGACTGAATCCAAACATGAATGTAAACTGCATGGAGGTGGGAAGTCTGTCTATGAAGGAACCCCCCCAGCCTCAGTCGCGCCTGTCACAGTGGACGCATCCCCACTCCATCGAAAGCCTCTCTGGAAACTCCTCTCCTCTTGAGCCCAACCTGGGCAAGCATG GTGCCAACCTGGGTCCCCCTGGTAAACCCCATCAGCTGGAGGATTCTTACAGTCCCTACAACCTGATGTCCAGCTCAGAGTCACCTACCAGTCCCCTGGTCCCCCCAGACAGCTGGGGGCAGGGCAAGAGCAGCAGTGACAAGATGGCCAATGGGACCAATATCAACTGGCCACCAG AGTTCTGCCCTGGTGTGCCCTGGAAGGGCCTCCAGAATATCGACCCGGAGACTGACCCCAACGTGACCCCCGGCAGTGTCCCCAGCGGGCCCACCATCAACACCAACATCCAAGATGTCAACCGCTACCTGCTGCGGGACAGGAGTGGAGGTGAGAGATGGGTCAAAGAGTTTTCAA GCTCTTCTCCCACTTCATCTCAGAACGAggctctgcctccctcctctgattggccagtcaGTGCCTACACTAGCTCGTTCAGTCTGTCGTCCCCGGAGACGGACGATGCAG GTAAACTGTCAGAGATGAAATCTACTTGGTCTCCAGGCCCCATTTCTCACAGCCAAGCCTCTCTATCCCACGAGCTGTGGAAGGTCCCCCAGGGGCCCCGGAGCAGCAACACGGCCCCTTCCCGCCCCCCACCTGGCCTCACCAACACCAAGCCTTCCTCGACCTGGGGTGCCAATTCCCTGGGGCTGGCCCAAGGCTGGAGCAGCTCTTACACCACAG CAGGTACCACGTGGAGTACAGACAGCTCCACCAGGACCAGCAGCTGGCTGGTTCTGAGGAACCTCACTCCGCAG ATTGACGGTTCGACTCTGCGTACACTGTGCATGCAGCACGGCCCCCTCATCACATTCCACCTCAACCTGACACAGGGCAACGCTGTGGTGCGCTACAGCTCCAAGGATGAAGCTGCCAAGGCTCAGAAGTCCCTGCACAT GTGCGTGCTAGGGAACACCACCATCCTGGCGGAGTTTGCTGGGGAAGAGGAAGTCAACCGCTTCTTTGCACAGGGCCAGCTGCTTGGCGGAACAACCAGCTGGCAGGCCACTCCAGGCACCAATCAGACAAGGATGGGTGGGGCCGGATCTGGAGCCTCCCATCCCATAGGTCACTCACCCCACTGGAACAACAAcaacggcagcagcagcagcagcagtagcagtggCCTGGGAACAGGAGGGTCAAAGACGGGTGGAGAGTTGCTGTGGGGTGGCGTGCAGCAGTATTCCAGCCTGTGGGGACCCCCAA
- the tnrc6c1 gene encoding trinucleotide repeat-containing gene 6C protein isoform X5: protein MEDKKKKRQEEKKKKDAAQKKATEQITKELPPQSGQGAQYDNPLWGHLPANRSATSAASSTNFSGWDQLIIDQKDTEAWPSITLSQSQAPPGGCPLDTDPGHLTSSGSSSSSSSSSSSSSTSSSCSAVSMATGANSQTGHFPANHLSSKANSGPSPANHTGTSMLSSQVASSRSWGSGPGPSHCPPQSSVGSEGKSDSPVAGGGSRGWGSSSSSSATNFNLNLNPNANPSAWPMLGHDGGGTGAGSSGGANTISPPQPTPNLCNPPGPSPAQTSTCTGANTNSNSSGIGSAWGSIMASDTSEPHPSPSTNVSFSSEPQNLKTDGPNHTNKQEPPSPIRNLPGWGSAPVGLGSMGQPPPGGPQVNGEDGTSVWGNSSDSKAPSSKEAPGWDSAWGHGGGGAGNSGGWGDQSGGGWGKQHTEEAQGSWDAPSSPPQDPQASPWSRAVSTAGASEGSSDSMEGHPRHRDHSSRDNPAPLLPAQDLDPRVLCNTGWGQTPVRQHTSWDMDDTKRKNDVGTESWGSGQTTPSDTQGPSNTSMGPSQRTEPGSKNDVPGSQGASGWGGSIAATNQPSSGWGEPPNNIKPPSGPGGWGTPSTGGSTTNIPKNGNQSWGEEKTAGWDDSHVKATSQSWGEQPKASHSWGNSGGSNNAGDWREPEESKKSPTNPGWEGEAAGWKEKPRGWGMPSSGPGISGAGGNTGWGEPVCQRPSGPPQGWGAKPQDGPSGSSGGGSMGSWGGSGSVKQSGGWGGSKQESSAEPTGWEEPSPPSIRRKMEIDDGTSAWGDPGTYNKTVNLWDRNNPGMSQAKVTTGGNNPPGPNNNHPLSHNHPYHGPSAPLQNHTQSSQNPGPSSGPMDPIVQHQSGPAHNRGPLIAQGWGEIPSSHTKSESSWGEPAPSPVSVDNGTSAWGKPTGSCGGWGDGNPDSYGRGNSAMTSASCKPAPKPMQDGWGGGGEELNLSGGQWDAEEGDMWNSAASQESNSSCNSWGNASKKVPPKGKVPGKQEDAWIMNRLIKQLTDMGFPRDPAEEALKSNNMNLDQAMSALLEKKTELDKRGMGITGHDYNNGLINKPMSCPRPPLLSKDPSAEPRLPFMDKQMQSGMFGGGGAAQARAMQQPQPPPQPPVPPLSSSQPSLRAQVPQFLSPQVQAQLLQFAAKNIGLNPALLTSPINPQHMTLLNQLYQLQLAYQRLQIQQQMLQAQRNVSGPIRQQEQQVARTINNMQQQIQQHQRQLAQALLMKQQQQQPPPSHSGLHPGGAKSSLDSFPGHPQAPGLPDLQTKEPQSSPNTYSPYSLSGLNPNMNVNCMEVGSLSMKEPPQPQSRLSQWTHPHSIESLSGNSSPLEPNLGKHGANLGPPGKPHQLEDSYSPYNLMSSSESPTSPLVPPDSWGQGKSSSDKMANGTNINWPPEFCPGVPWKGLQNIDPETDPNVTPGSVPSGPTINTNIQDVNRYLLRDRSGGERWVKEFSSSSPTSSQNEALPPSSDWPVSAYTSSFSLSSPETDDAGKLSEMKSTWSPGPISHSQASLSHELWKVPQGPRSSNTAPSRPPPGLTNTKPSSTWGANSLGLAQGWSSSYTTAGTTWSTDSSTRTSSWLVLRNLTPQIDGSTLRTLCMQHGPLITFHLNLTQGNAVVRYSSKDEAAKAQKSLHMCVLGNTTILAEFAGEEEVNRFFAQGQLLGGTTSWQATPGTNQTRMGGAGSGASHPIGHSPHWNNNNGSSSSSSSSGLGTGGSKTGGELLWGGVQQYSSLWGPPSGEEGRVMGSPTPINTLLPGDLLSGESM, encoded by the exons GCCACAGAACAGATAACCAAAG AACTGCCCCCACAGAGTGGCCAGGGAGCCCAGTATGATAATCCCCTCTGGGGACACCTGCCAGCCAACAGGAGTGCCACAAGTGCTGCATCTTCCACCAATTTCAGTGGCTGGGATCAACTGATCATTGACCAGAAGGACACAGAGGCTTGGCCCTCTATTACCCTCAGCCAGAGCCAGGCCCCTCCAGGAGGATGCCCTTTGGACACTGACCCTGGTCACCTGaccagcagcggcagcagcagcagcagcagcagcagcagcagcagcagtagtactagtagtagttgtagtgcAGTGAGTATGGCCACAGGGGCCAACAGCCAGACAGGCCACTTCCCTGCCAACCACCTTAGCAGCAAGGCCAACAGTGGGCCCAGCCCTGCCAATCATACTGGAACCAGCATGCTCTCTAGCCAGGTTGCATCCAGTCGCAGCTGGGGCTCTGGGCCTGGACCTTCCCACTGCCCCCCTCAGTCCTCAGTGGGGAGTGAAGGGAAGAGTGACAGCCCAGTggcaggaggaggcagcaggggCTGGGgctcttcttcatcatcctccgCCACCAACTTTAACTTGAACCTAAACCCTAATGCCAACCCTTCTGCCTGGCCCATGTTGGGGCATGATGGAGGTGGCACAGGGGCAGGCAGCTCAGGGGGAGCCAACACCATTTCACCTCCACAACCTACACCCAACCTCTGTAATCCACCTGGCCCCTCTCCAGCCCAGACCAGCACCTGTACCGGAGCCAACACTAACAGCAACTCCTCGGGGATTGGCAGCGCCTGGGGTAGCATAATGGCCTCTGATACTTCAGAGCCACACCCCTCCCCGTCCACGAATGTGTCTTTCAGTTCAGAACCTCAGAACCTTAAAACTGATGGACCAAATCACACTAATAAGCAGGAACCCCCCAGCCCCATCCGCAACTTGCCTGGCTGGGGTAGTGCACCTGTAGGCTTGGGTTCCATGGGGCAGCCTCCACCAGGGGGCCCACAGGTCAATGGAGAAGATGGCACCTCAGTATGGGGTAACAGTAGCGACTCAAAGGCACCTTCATCTAAGGAGGCACCTGGTTGGGACTCTGCCTGGGGccatggaggaggtggagcaggaaaCTCTGGAGGCTGGGGTGACCAGTCTGGTGGAGGATGGGGGAAGCAGCACACTGAAGAGGCCCAGGGAAGCTGGGATGCCCCCAGCTCTCCCCCCCAGGATCCACAAGCTAGTCCTTGGAGCAGAGCTGTGAGCACAGCTGGTGCCAGTGAGGGGAGCAGTGACAGCATGGAAGGACATCCCCGGCACAGAGACCACTCATCCAGAGATAAtccagctcctctgctgcctgcccAGGATCTAGACCCCAGGGTGTTGTGTAACACTGGCTGGGGACAGACCCCTGTTCGCCAGCACACCTCCTGGGACATGGACGATACTAAACGCAAGAATGATGTAGGCACTGAATCATGGGGATCTGGCCAAACCACTCCAAGCGATACCCAGGGGCCCTCCAACACTAGCATGGGCCCCTCTCAAAGGACTGAACCTGGGAGCAAAAATGATGTGCCTGGTTCTCAGGGAGCTTCAGGTTGGGGTGGAAGTATAGCTGCTACCAACCAGCCTAGCTCTGGCTGGGGAGAGCCACCCAACAACATTAAGCCCCCAAGTGGCCCTGGTGGCTGGGGGACCCCTTCAACAGGAGGCTCCACCACTAATATACCCAAGAATGGGAATCAGTCCtggggagaggagaagacagcTGGGTGGGATGACTCTCACGTCAAGGCAACATCCCAGAGCTGGGGAGAACAACCCAAAGCATCCCACAGCTGGGGCAATAGTGGAGGGAGCAATAATGCAGGGGACTGGAGGGAACCAGAGGAGAGCAAAAAGAGTCCCACCAACCCTGGGTGGGAGGGAGAAGCAGCAGGCTGGAAGGAAAAACCACGAGGCTGGGGAATGCCTTCTTCAGGACCTGGGATAtctggagctggaggaaataCGGGCTGGGGAGAGCCCGTTTGTCAGCGTCCTAGTGGCCCTCCCCAAGGTTGGGGGGCAAAGCCTCAGGATGGGCCCAGTGGTAGTAGTGGAGGAGGAAGCATGGGCTCTTGGGGTGGCTCAGGCTCAGTGAAGCAAAGTGGAGGCTGGGGTGGCAGTAAGCAGGAGTCCTCAGCTGAGCCTACAGGCTGGGAAGAGCCCTCCCCACCTTCAATCCGACGTAAGATGGAGATCGATGATGGGACCTCAGCTTGGGGTGACCCTGGTACCTACAACAAGACAGTCAACCTGTGGGACAGAAACAATCCTGGAATGTCCCAGGCTAAAGTTACCACTGGAGGCAATAACCCCCCAGgccccaacaacaaccaccCCCTCTCTCACAATCACCCTTATCATGGCCCGTCTGCACCTTTACAGAACCACACCCAAAGCTCCCAAAACCCAGGACCTAGCAGTGGACCCATGGATCCTATTGTCCAACACCAGTCTGGGCCAGCTCACAACAGGGGCCCCCTGATAGCTCAAG GTTGGGGAGAAATACCCAGCTCCCACACAAAATCAGAGAGCTCTTGGGGGGAACCTGCGCCCTCTCCGGTCAGCGTGGACAATGGGACATCTGCCTGGGGCAAGCCTACTGGGAGTTGTGGAGGCTGGGGAGATGGCAACCCAGATAGCTATGGCAGGGGAAACTCGGCGATGACATCTGCATCTTGCAAACCTG CCCCTAAACCTATGCAAGACGgatggggaggtggaggtgaagagcTCAACTTGTCGGGGGGTCAGTGGGATGCTGAGGAGGGAGACATGTGGAACAGCGCTGCCTCCCAGGAGAGCAACTCCTCTTGTAACTCTTGGGGCAATGCATCTAAAAAGGTCCCACCGAAG GGAAAGGTCCCAGGGAAGCAAGAAGATGCCTGGATCATGAATCGTCtcatcaaacagctgacagacatgGGCTTCCCT AGGGATCCAGCAGAGGAGGCTCTGAAGAGCAACAACATGAACCTGGATCAGGCCATGAGTGCCCTGCtggagaagaagacagagctgGACAAGCGGGGGATGGGGATAACTGGCCACGACTACAACAACGGGCTCATCAACAAGCCCATGAGCTGCCCTCGGCCTCCGCTTCTTTCCAAAGACCCCTCAGCAGAACCTCGCTTGCCCTTCATGGATAAg CAGATGCAGAGTGGAATGTTTGGCGGTGGTGGAGCAGCACAAGCCCGGGCCATGCAGCAGCCGCAGCCGCCTCCTCAGCCACCAGTGCCGCCTCTCAGTTCCTCTCAGCCTAGTCTACGTGCTCAAGTGCCTCAGTTTCTCTCCCCTcag GTTCAAGCACAGCTCTTACAGTTTGCAGCAAAAAACATTGGTCTGAATCCTGCACTTTTAACCTCACCAATAAACCCTCAACATATGACCCTTCTGAATCaactttaccagctgcaactg GCATACCAGCGTTTACAAATTCAGCAGCAGATGTTGCAGGCGCAGCGCAATGTTTCTGGCCCCATTCGACAACAAGAGCAGCAA GTTGCACGTACAATCAATaacatgcagcagcagatccaACAGCACCAGCGTCAGCTGGCCCAGGCTCTgctgatgaagcagcagcaacagcagccgcCCCCTTCCCACTCGGGCCTGCATCCTGGTGGGGCCAAATCCAGCCTGGATTCATTTCCAGGTCACCCCCAGGCTCCAGGCCTCCCTGACCTGCAGACCAAAGAGCCGCAGTCATCTCCCAACACCTACAGCCCCTACTCTCTCT ctgGACTGAATCCAAACATGAATGTAAACTGCATGGAGGTGGGAAGTCTGTCTATGAAGGAACCCCCCCAGCCTCAGTCGCGCCTGTCACAGTGGACGCATCCCCACTCCATCGAAAGCCTCTCTGGAAACTCCTCTCCTCTTGAGCCCAACCTGGGCAAGCATG GTGCCAACCTGGGTCCCCCTGGTAAACCCCATCAGCTGGAGGATTCTTACAGTCCCTACAACCTGATGTCCAGCTCAGAGTCACCTACCAGTCCCCTGGTCCCCCCAGACAGCTGGGGGCAGGGCAAGAGCAGCAGTGACAAGATGGCCAATGGGACCAATATCAACTGGCCACCAG AGTTCTGCCCTGGTGTGCCCTGGAAGGGCCTCCAGAATATCGACCCGGAGACTGACCCCAACGTGACCCCCGGCAGTGTCCCCAGCGGGCCCACCATCAACACCAACATCCAAGATGTCAACCGCTACCTGCTGCGGGACAGGAGTGGAGGTGAGAGATGGGTCAAAGAGTTTTCAA GCTCTTCTCCCACTTCATCTCAGAACGAggctctgcctccctcctctgattggccagtcaGTGCCTACACTAGCTCGTTCAGTCTGTCGTCCCCGGAGACGGACGATGCAG GTAAACTGTCAGAGATGAAATCTACTTGGTCTCCAGGCCCCATTTCTCACAGCCAAGCCTCTCTATCCCACGAGCTGTGGAAGGTCCCCCAGGGGCCCCGGAGCAGCAACACGGCCCCTTCCCGCCCCCCACCTGGCCTCACCAACACCAAGCCTTCCTCGACCTGGGGTGCCAATTCCCTGGGGCTGGCCCAAGGCTGGAGCAGCTCTTACACCACAG CAGGTACCACGTGGAGTACAGACAGCTCCACCAGGACCAGCAGCTGGCTGGTTCTGAGGAACCTCACTCCGCAG ATTGACGGTTCGACTCTGCGTACACTGTGCATGCAGCACGGCCCCCTCATCACATTCCACCTCAACCTGACACAGGGCAACGCTGTGGTGCGCTACAGCTCCAAGGATGAAGCTGCCAAGGCTCAGAAGTCCCTGCACAT GTGCGTGCTAGGGAACACCACCATCCTGGCGGAGTTTGCTGGGGAAGAGGAAGTCAACCGCTTCTTTGCACAGGGCCAGCTGCTTGGCGGAACAACCAGCTGGCAGGCCACTCCAGGCACCAATCAGACAAGGATGGGTGGGGCCGGATCTGGAGCCTCCCATCCCATAGGTCACTCACCCCACTGGAACAACAAcaacggcagcagcagcagcagcagtagcagtggCCTGGGAACAGGAGGGTCAAAGACGGGTGGAGAGTTGCTGTGGGGTGGCGTGCAGCAGTATTCCAGCCTGTGGGGACCCCCAA